CCTTATGTCGTGATCGCGACAAAAACTGTCGTGTCCGCAACACTACACGGACTGACGCGGACGCGACAAGACGACGTGGCAGAATGTCGCCATGTCGACAAATTGGGCCGAGCAGATCGGGCAAGAAATCAAGAGGCAGCGGATACGCGCCCGACTCAAGTTCAACTCCCTGTCGGATCGAACGAGGGAGATCAAGCGGCCGGTCCACCGTGTTGCAATACCGAAGCTCGAATCCGGCGAACGCGATATCACGGTTGGCGAGCTAGTTGGCCTTGCCGGGGCGCTCGGCCTGCCGCCGCTAGCACTGCTGTTCCCGGATATTCGCGAAGACGTCGAGTTGTTCCCCGGCAACGTCGTGGCCGGGGTAGACGCCTTAGGCTGGTTCACGGGAACCGGCGATCACCTCGGGCAAGACGCTTCGGCGATTGAACTTGCACTTGCACTAGTGACGAACGAGGTGGCTCTGAAAGCGCAGCGCCACAACTTGTTTCAAAGTGAGCGTGGACTCGAGCTGGAAGAGGCTGGAAGTCTTTCGATGGTTGCCGGCATGCGGGAGCAAGAGGAGAAGAACGTCAAGCAGACCCGAGAGCGAATCAAGTTTCTCGAGTCTCGACGGGAAGAACTGCTACATACCTACGGCCGACTGGTGAACGGTGAGTTCGATGCCTAGGCAGCGGATGGAACCTGGTGAGCACGGCCGGATCACTGAGAGAGTCAGCGGTGGAAAGTATTTCGCCTCTACCTATGTGCGTGACCCGGATGGTGTACGGCGGCGCGTGGAGCGGTCTAGCGAAAAATCGGTCGAGGATGCTCGGCGGAACCTCCAGCGACACTTGACTAAACGGCGGTCTCCACTGTCGGGGCAGCTCGTTACCGACAGGACGACGCTCGGAGAGTTGTTCGAGGTGTGGATTGAGGGCAAGACATTCGAGGATGGCATTAAGCCGCAGACGGCCGGTCAGTACCGCCAGATCTGGGGGAAGTATGGCGTCGGCCAGTTGGGCGCGCTGCGGGTGACTGAGCTTCCGACGTCGCGGGCCAACGCGCATATTCAGGCCGTTGCCGCGACCACTTCATCTCAGGCCGGCTATCTGCGGATCATTCTGCGCGGCATGTTCTCGTTGGCCGTGCGCTTTGACATCCTGGCGGTGAATCCCATCTTGGAGACCAAGACGGCGAAGTTGCACAGGAAACCAGCCCGCGCGATGACACCCGCCGAGTTCGAGCGAGTGCGGGCCGCTGTCGGCGCGTACGTGAGCCGTGACGGGCATGCCGGCCCGAAGCCCGGTCGACTGCTGCCGGCATTCATCGAAGTGTTGGCCGCGACCGGCGCCCGTCCCAGTGAGGTGCTGGCATTGCGGTGGTCAGATGTCGATCTGCTCGCGGACCCGCCGACTGTGACAATTTCGGGCACCCTGGTCGACCACCAGCGGATCCCTGGCAAGGGGCTGCACCGTCAGGAAGCCCGCAAGGGTGATGCGCCGGAGCACACCGTGGTACTCCCCCGATTCGGCGTCGAGGCGTTCACGGCGCTGCTTGGCGAGACTGGCCCGACGGGGCCGGTGTTCGCCAACCGTGACGGCGGATGGATGTCGCTGTGCAATCTACGACGGGCGCTACGGACCGCATTGCCGGACGATCTTCGATGGGTCACGCCGCACTCGTTTCGCCGCACGGTGGCGACGGTGGTCCGTGATGACTTGGGGCCGGCGTTGGCGCAGCAGCAGCTGAGCCACTCGAAGCTGGCCACTACCGAAGCGCACTATTTGCAGCGTCACACCCGCGGCCCGGATGTACGGAACACGCTAGACAAATTCGCCTCCGGGAAGGTGGCGGCTGAAAGTATCAGGAAAGTATCAAGTGGACCGGATTCCGACGGGTCCAGCACCCCAGTGTGAGTGCATTTGCGCTGGTAGATGGAGCCGCCTAGGAGAATCGAACTCCTGACCTATTCATTACGAGTGAATCGCTCTACCGACTGAGCTAAGGCGGCCTGCCTGCCCTCTTCTCGGGCGGCCCGAGTCTACGGCAGCCCCACCGCCACACCCAAGTCCACTACCGCAGTTCCTGCCCGATGGTGGCCACCATCGCGTCCACGGCGAACTTGGGTTTGACATTGATCGCCAGTGCCTCGCGGCATTCCA
The nucleotide sequence above comes from Mycobacterium kiyosense. Encoded proteins:
- a CDS encoding putative phage integrase, with the protein product MPRQRMEPGEHGRITERVSGGKYFASTYVRDPDGVRRRVERSSEKSVEDARRNLQRHLTKRRSPLSGQLVTDRTTLGELFEVWIEGKTFEDGIKPQTAGQYRQIWGKYGVGQLGALRVTELPTSRANAHIQAVAATTSSQAGYLRIILRGMFSLAVRFDILAVNPILETKTAKLHRKPARAMTPAEFERVRAAVGAYVSRDGHAGPKPGRLLPAFIEVLAATGARPSEVLALRWSDVDLLADPPTVTISGTLVDHQRIPGKGLHRQEARKGDAPEHTVVLPRFGVEAFTALLGETGPTGPVFANRDGGWMSLCNLRRALRTALPDDLRWVTPHSFRRTVATVVRDDLGPALAQQQLSHSKLATTEAHYLQRHTRGPDVRNTLDKFASGKVAAESIRKVSSGPDSDGSSTPV